In the Leptotrichia sp. oral taxon 212 genome, one interval contains:
- a CDS encoding AraC family transcriptional regulator, whose protein sequence is MGKNTKIKYFLKNKLTNSFIGTLKSRFDVKEEKKEFSTKYYMKSECEGVTVTIERYNLDSNYEAAILKQVGETSEGMLYSIPNAKIIQMMYCIAGTCAITKGNKKIYTLKKGDILICNLSSENVREYNLKSKDSKKVMIFLDMDKLESDILDSSVDKKILSNWERKVFDIFENDIFCYGKSNSQIDILISQLENMKITNMNEYFQFKMRITQLLFMILEIQIGSLEDIMISDSEVTEKIKEILKQYSIEKMPHVREICKIMGLSNYQLQRAFRNIEGISVSRYIQKKKMEYAKMLIETTNTNILDIAIEIGYENPSKFSIAFKKNFGILPNKYRKKSKNSSNAE, encoded by the coding sequence GTGGGAAAAAATACTAAAATAAAATATTTTTTGAAAAATAAACTGACAAATTCTTTTATCGGAACATTAAAATCAAGATTTGACGTTAAGGAAGAAAAAAAGGAATTTAGTACAAAATATTATATGAAATCGGAGTGTGAAGGTGTAACAGTAACAATAGAAAGATATAATCTGGATTCAAATTATGAAGCTGCAATATTGAAACAGGTAGGGGAAACAAGTGAAGGAATGCTTTATTCGATTCCAAATGCTAAAATAATTCAGATGATGTACTGTATTGCTGGAACATGTGCCATTACAAAGGGAAACAAAAAAATATATACATTAAAAAAAGGGGACATATTGATATGTAATCTGAGTAGCGAAAATGTCAGGGAATATAATTTGAAAAGCAAGGATTCAAAAAAAGTAATGATTTTTCTTGATATGGATAAATTAGAGTCAGATATTTTAGATTCTTCGGTTGATAAAAAAATATTATCCAATTGGGAAAGAAAGGTTTTTGATATATTTGAAAATGATATTTTCTGCTATGGTAAATCAAATTCACAGATAGATATTCTCATAAGTCAGCTTGAAAATATGAAAATTACAAATATGAATGAGTACTTTCAGTTTAAGATGAGAATAACTCAGCTTCTTTTTATGATACTTGAAATACAGATTGGATCACTGGAAGATATAATGATTAGTGACAGTGAAGTTACCGAAAAGATTAAGGAAATTTTGAAGCAATATTCAATAGAAAAAATGCCTCATGTAAGAGAAATATGTAAAATAATGGGATTGAGCAATTATCAGCTTCAAAGGGCCTTTAGAAATATAGAAGGAATAAGTGTGTCTCGTTATATTCAGAAAAAGAAAATGGAGTATGCTAAAATGTTAATAGAGACAACAAATACTAATATTCTCGACATTGCAATAGAAATAGGATATGAAAATCCAAGCAAATTTTCAATAGCATTTAAAAAGAATTTTGGAATTCTTCCAAATAAGTATAGGAAAAAGAGCAAAAATTCATCTAATGCCGAATAA
- a CDS encoding autotransporter domain-containing protein, producing the protein MKKIILLISLISILASCGGGGGDGGSAPQTSTATPIVPTPGKTNTDSGNIHNDVGKTNTGIGNVNIGSGNTGGTNNGQLIPPQNTVPGSVPQSPSVDNRFPKPSDARNVTGQGVKVGVLDSDFLSGDDAKTKDFHTKLVNGGFLEGETFTQVINEEFGNRFTAINKTLGANSTLSRSEHGLMVATILAGNSGKGAKRALVYGVSFGEVGTKLIVDKSKYEELYNSGVRIFNQSFGTPSEFSDYNSTNYKLPLRPSVLKEKESTVDVLDRRIDEINDFYKMAVSNGALFVWAAGNTTDNGNTTYNAPTIQAGMPAYISELHKGWIAAIGVKPDGTEYNPHLARAGAAMWWSISANGNCELAGCSAYGSSFAAPRVTAAAVKVKEKYSWMTGHELKQTILTTAKDLGQPGVDTIFGWGLLDETKALKGPAKFSSELLVGKSAADAGLRGMFNANIPDNITSIFENDIDGNGGLEKSGNGKLILTGNNTYDGATEIKGGTLEIYGENGSNIDIEQNGTLVTYPTTMIGKKNRNGTFTPISVQNSGGTFENRGSGAVITGDYNAGNGAVTKAEIGTKLTVKGRVNLNGDTVLEQTMGNRYITAKGMTSTVIEAEGGVNGQFSKVEMPEMIAFSVNSDDNKVDVTVKRKNIEEYISELPEADAMRKDVAENLEASFKKLDEEVEKGNGAIEKFALGAAQVQAMSLPTRAAVLDSLSGQIYASAQALTFQHSQTVNKDLSNRLVMLGTLENVGDNAGVWVTGIGASGKLKQEGFGEGNTKVYGGQAGIDRQFGKSLILGTALSYSTSRVNFDRHGGKSDADSFGISLYGRLGNREVPYYLQGRIGAGFVDSNVERDIILGTSDVSRAKINHKDTVYSGYLETGYDVRKGNFTLTPYVGLSHDTVRRGGFTEENSQFGLTAGKKTYSQTAGLVGLRVGQGVNWSNGSKSTFQAYVTHQRAFKEQDLSFEAAYTGLSNAKFTVKGIGLSKNQTWVGAGVLTEVNPGFAWYVNYDGKIDKKGSNNVFTTGLRFSF; encoded by the coding sequence ATGAAGAAAATAATATTGTTAATAAGTTTAATATCAATTTTGGCAAGTTGTGGCGGAGGTGGAGGAGATGGAGGTTCCGCTCCACAGACATCAACAGCAACTCCAATAGTACCTACTCCAGGAAAAACAAATACTGATTCAGGGAATATACATAACGATGTTGGAAAAACAAATACTGGTATCGGAAATGTAAATATCGGTTCGGGAAATACAGGTGGAACAAATAATGGACAGTTGATACCACCTCAGAATACAGTTCCTGGGTCAGTACCTCAGTCTCCTAGTGTTGATAATCGTTTTCCTAAACCTTCTGATGCAAGGAATGTCACAGGACAAGGAGTTAAAGTAGGAGTTCTGGATAGTGATTTTTTGAGTGGAGATGATGCTAAGACTAAAGATTTTCATACAAAGTTAGTTAATGGAGGTTTTCTGGAAGGAGAAACTTTTACTCAAGTAATTAATGAAGAATTTGGAAACAGATTTACTGCTATAAATAAGACTTTGGGAGCTAATAGTACATTAAGTAGAAGTGAACATGGACTTATGGTTGCAACGATTTTAGCGGGAAATAGTGGAAAAGGTGCAAAAAGAGCTTTGGTTTATGGAGTAAGTTTTGGTGAAGTAGGTACAAAATTAATAGTGGATAAAAGCAAATATGAGGAACTTTATAATAGTGGAGTAAGAATATTCAATCAGTCTTTTGGAACACCGAGTGAATTTTCTGACTATAATTCAACAAATTATAAATTACCTTTAAGACCTTCTGTATTAAAAGAAAAAGAAAGTACTGTTGATGTTTTAGATAGAAGAATAGATGAAATAAATGATTTTTATAAAATGGCAGTAAGTAATGGAGCACTATTTGTATGGGCTGCAGGAAATACAACGGATAACGGAAATACAACATACAATGCACCAACTATTCAAGCAGGGATGCCAGCTTATATCAGTGAGCTTCATAAAGGATGGATTGCAGCAATAGGAGTAAAACCTGATGGAACAGAATATAATCCACATCTTGCAAGAGCAGGAGCAGCCATGTGGTGGTCGATTTCTGCAAATGGAAATTGCGAGTTGGCAGGTTGTTCAGCTTATGGCTCTTCGTTTGCAGCTCCAAGAGTAACAGCGGCAGCAGTTAAAGTAAAGGAAAAATATTCATGGATGACAGGACATGAACTGAAGCAGACAATATTAACAACTGCAAAGGATTTAGGACAACCGGGAGTAGATACTATATTTGGATGGGGACTTCTTGATGAAACAAAAGCATTGAAGGGTCCTGCTAAGTTCAGTAGTGAATTACTTGTTGGGAAAAGTGCTGCAGATGCAGGTTTAAGAGGAATGTTTAATGCCAATATACCTGATAATATAACTTCAATTTTTGAAAATGATATAGATGGTAATGGAGGACTTGAAAAATCTGGGAATGGAAAATTAATTCTGACAGGAAATAATACTTATGACGGTGCTACTGAAATAAAAGGTGGAACTCTTGAAATATATGGAGAAAATGGCTCAAATATTGATATAGAGCAAAATGGAACTTTGGTTACATATCCAACAACAATGATAGGAAAGAAAAATCGTAACGGAACATTTACACCTATTAGTGTTCAGAATAGTGGAGGCACTTTTGAGAACAGAGGATCAGGAGCAGTTATAACAGGAGACTACAATGCAGGAAATGGAGCTGTAACAAAGGCTGAAATAGGAACAAAGCTTACTGTAAAGGGAAGAGTTAATCTGAATGGCGATACTGTTCTGGAACAGACAATGGGTAATAGATATATTACTGCAAAAGGAATGACTTCGACAGTAATTGAAGCTGAAGGAGGAGTAAATGGACAATTTAGTAAGGTGGAAATGCCTGAAATGATAGCTTTTTCAGTGAATTCAGATGATAACAAAGTAGATGTTACTGTAAAAAGAAAAAATATAGAGGAATACATATCAGAACTACCGGAAGCAGATGCGATGAGAAAAGATGTTGCTGAAAATCTTGAGGCATCATTTAAAAAACTTGATGAAGAAGTAGAAAAGGGGAACGGAGCTATTGAAAAATTTGCACTTGGAGCGGCACAGGTACAGGCGATGTCACTTCCAACAAGGGCGGCAGTTCTTGACAGTCTTTCAGGACAGATATACGCTTCTGCACAGGCACTTACATTCCAGCATTCCCAGACAGTGAACAAGGATCTTTCTAATAGGCTTGTAATGCTGGGAACTCTTGAAAATGTTGGAGACAATGCCGGAGTATGGGTGACAGGAATAGGAGCCAGCGGAAAACTTAAACAGGAAGGTTTCGGAGAAGGAAACACAAAGGTTTATGGAGGGCAGGCTGGAATAGACAGACAGTTTGGAAAGAGTCTGATACTTGGAACAGCTTTATCATATTCAACATCGAGGGTTAACTTTGACAGACACGGAGGAAAATCGGATGCTGACAGTTTTGGAATATCATTATACGGAAGACTTGGAAATAGGGAAGTTCCATACTATCTGCAGGGAAGAATAGGAGCAGGTTTTGTTGACAGCAATGTTGAGAGGGACATAATACTTGGAACATCTGATGTGAGCAGGGCAAAGATAAACCATAAGGATACTGTATATTCAGGATATCTGGAAACAGGATATGATGTAAGAAAAGGGAACTTCACATTGACACCGTATGTAGGGTTGTCACATGATACAGTAAGAAGAGGAGGCTTCACAGAAGAGAACAGCCAATTTGGACTTACAGCAGGCAAGAAGACGTATAGCCAGACAGCGGGACTTGTAGGACTGAGAGTAGGACAGGGAGTTAACTGGAGTAATGGAAGTAAGAGCACATTTCAGGCGTATGTGACACACCAGAGGGCGTTCAAGGAACAGGATTTAAGCTTTGAGGCGGCATATACGGGACTGTCGAATGCTAAGTTTACAGTAAAGGGAATAGGACTTTCGAAGAATCAGACATGGGTAGGAGCAGGAGTACTTACGGAAGTGAATCCGGGGTTTGCATGGTATGTAAACTATGACGGAAAGATAGACAAGAAAGGAAGCAACAATGTCTTCACTACCGGTCTGAGATTTAGTTTTTAG
- the rho gene encoding transcription termination factor Rho, whose amino-acid sequence MKEILNTNVTNLKKMAKEYNIPNFSVMTKYDLVNAVLIEKGKEIGKTYGYGKLDIMGEGSFGFLRNTTIGPDVYVSISQIKRFFLRNEDIVFGELRVPIGTERNYGILKVLLVNGDLPDKSLERPFFDDLIPSYPDKKINLGSGELSSRIIDLISPIGKGQRGLIVAPPKAGKTVLLSTLANDIIKYNPEIDVWILLIDERPEEVTDIKENVKEAEVYAATFDENPNVHTQVTENVLEMAKREVERGKDILILMDSLTRLARSYNITIPSSGKLISGGIDPNALYYPKRFLGAARNIKNGGSLTIIATALIETGSKMDDVIFEEFKGTGNMEIILSRALEQLRIFPAMDVLKSGTRREELLISRDKLEKIWRLRRELNQMSEVEGVKRLIELIKSYKSNEELLEDLYSKSSSK is encoded by the coding sequence ATAAAAGAAATATTGAATACAAATGTCACAAATCTGAAAAAAATGGCAAAAGAATATAACATACCGAATTTTTCAGTAATGACAAAATATGATCTTGTAAATGCAGTGCTTATTGAAAAAGGTAAGGAAATTGGGAAAACTTATGGTTATGGAAAACTTGACATAATGGGAGAAGGAAGCTTTGGCTTTCTTAGAAATACAACCATTGGGCCGGATGTATACGTTTCGATATCTCAGATTAAGAGATTTTTTCTCAGAAATGAAGATATAGTATTTGGGGAACTGAGGGTTCCTATAGGAACGGAAAGAAATTACGGTATATTAAAAGTCTTGCTTGTAAATGGTGATTTACCTGATAAGTCACTGGAACGTCCATTTTTTGACGACCTGATACCTTCGTATCCTGATAAGAAGATAAATCTTGGAAGCGGAGAACTTTCTTCAAGAATAATAGATCTGATTTCACCTATAGGAAAAGGGCAGAGAGGACTTATTGTTGCACCCCCTAAAGCAGGGAAAACAGTACTTCTGTCAACTCTGGCAAATGATATAATAAAGTATAATCCTGAAATTGATGTGTGGATTCTGCTTATAGATGAAAGACCTGAAGAAGTTACTGATATAAAGGAAAATGTAAAGGAAGCGGAAGTTTATGCCGCAACATTTGATGAAAATCCTAATGTTCACACTCAGGTTACAGAAAATGTACTTGAAATGGCAAAAAGGGAAGTGGAACGTGGAAAGGATATACTGATTTTAATGGACAGTCTTACGAGGCTTGCGAGATCCTATAACATTACAATTCCTTCAAGCGGTAAACTGATTTCAGGAGGAATAGATCCAAATGCCTTATATTATCCAAAGAGATTTTTAGGAGCGGCAAGAAATATAAAGAATGGTGGAAGTTTGACTATAATTGCTACGGCACTTATTGAAACAGGAAGTAAGATGGATGATGTAATCTTTGAGGAATTCAAAGGGACAGGAAACATGGAAATTATTTTAAGCAGGGCATTGGAACAGCTTAGAATATTCCCTGCAATGGATGTACTGAAGAGTGGAACAAGAAGAGAAGAACTGCTGATTTCCAGAGATAAGCTTGAAAAAATATGGCGTCTTAGAAGAGAGCTGAATCAGATGTCAGAAGTCGAAGGAGTGAAAAGACTTATTGAACTGATAAAAAGTTACAAAAGTAATGAAGAACTGCTTGAAGATTTATATTCTAAAAGTTCATCTAAATAA
- the miaB gene encoding tRNA (N6-isopentenyl adenosine(37)-C2)-methylthiotransferase MiaB, whose product MSKKATVITYGCQMNVNESAKMKQILQTMGYEIIEDIDDSDLVFLNTCTVREGAAVKVYGKLGDLKRLKEEKNGKMIIGVTGCLAQEVRDEFIKKTPYVDLVLGNQNIGRIPDIIERIEKGEDVHVVMVEDEDELPQRVDADFGDDIVASISITYGCNNYCTFCIVPYVRGMERSVPLHEIVKDVKKYTEKGYREILFLGQNVNSYGSDLADDTDNFAKLLRESAKIEGDFWIKYVSPHPKDFTDEVIEAIADNSKIARMLHLPLQSGSTKILNAMNRGYTKEEFITLAKKIKEKIPDIGLTTDIIVGFPGETEEDFQDTMDVVNEVGFENAFMFMYSKRSGTPAATMEEQVDEQVKSERLQQLMRLQNYKAKEESQKYLGKTVKVLVEGPSRKNPEMLTGRTSTHKIVLFKSPGTDLKGKFVNTKIYEAKTWTLYGELEE is encoded by the coding sequence GTGAGTAAAAAAGCAACAGTTATAACCTATGGCTGTCAGATGAACGTAAATGAAAGTGCCAAGATGAAACAGATTCTACAGACTATGGGTTATGAGATAATAGAAGATATAGATGATTCCGATCTGGTATTTCTGAATACATGTACAGTCAGGGAAGGAGCTGCTGTAAAAGTATATGGGAAACTGGGAGATCTTAAAAGACTTAAGGAAGAAAAAAATGGAAAGATGATTATAGGAGTAACAGGTTGTCTTGCCCAGGAAGTAAGAGATGAATTTATTAAGAAAACTCCTTATGTTGATTTAGTACTTGGTAATCAGAATATAGGGAGAATACCCGATATAATTGAAAGAATTGAAAAAGGTGAAGATGTACATGTAGTTATGGTTGAAGATGAAGATGAACTGCCTCAAAGAGTAGATGCAGATTTTGGTGATGATATAGTGGCTTCAATTTCAATAACTTATGGATGTAATAATTATTGTACTTTCTGTATAGTACCTTATGTAAGGGGAATGGAAAGATCAGTTCCGTTACATGAGATAGTTAAGGATGTAAAAAAATATACAGAAAAAGGATACAGGGAGATACTATTTTTAGGTCAGAATGTCAACTCGTATGGCAGTGATCTGGCAGATGATACAGATAATTTTGCAAAATTGCTTAGAGAAAGTGCCAAAATAGAAGGAGATTTCTGGATAAAATATGTTTCACCTCATCCTAAAGATTTCACAGATGAAGTAATAGAAGCAATAGCAGACAATTCTAAAATAGCAAGAATGTTACACTTACCACTTCAATCAGGTTCGACTAAAATATTGAATGCGATGAACAGAGGTTATACAAAAGAAGAATTCATAACTTTGGCAAAGAAAATAAAAGAAAAAATACCCGATATAGGTCTGACAACTGATATAATTGTAGGATTTCCAGGAGAAACAGAAGAGGATTTTCAGGATACAATGGATGTAGTAAATGAAGTAGGTTTTGAGAATGCTTTTATGTTTATGTATTCCAAGAGAAGCGGTACTCCGGCTGCAACAATGGAAGAACAGGTGGATGAACAGGTTAAAAGCGAAAGACTGCAGCAGCTTATGCGGCTCCAGAATTATAAGGCAAAGGAGGAAAGCCAGAAATATCTAGGGAAAACAGTAAAAGTACTTGTAGAAGGTCCAAGTAGAAAAAATCCTGAAATGCTGACTGGAAGAACTTCAACACACAAAATTGTGTTATTTAAAAGTCCCGGGACAGATTTAAAAGGGAAATTTGTAAATACAAAAATATACGAAGCAAAAACATGGACACTATACGGAGAATTGGAGGAATAA
- a CDS encoding ribonuclease H family protein, giving the protein MSGTKKNKIYAYYLLDSQESGIFYTWNECQQKVKGKKARYMSFKSEKEAQKWLKSGAEYEKKEKKNESLFLELDRNGIYFDAGTGRGEGVEVRLTDYDGNSLLYEILEASKINSYGNYKLSEGRTNNFGELTGLFAALKYAKKNNIKVICGDSNLVIEYWSRGRYNSDGLEKDTVELIKKVTLLRTEFEKNGGIVKKISGDVNPADLGFHK; this is encoded by the coding sequence ATGTCAGGAACAAAAAAAAACAAAATATATGCCTATTATCTTTTGGACAGTCAGGAAAGCGGTATATTTTACACATGGAATGAATGTCAACAAAAGGTGAAAGGAAAAAAAGCCAGATATATGTCATTTAAGAGTGAAAAGGAAGCTCAGAAATGGCTCAAATCAGGTGCAGAATATGAAAAAAAGGAAAAGAAAAATGAAAGTTTATTTTTAGAGCTTGACAGGAACGGAATTTATTTTGACGCTGGAACTGGAAGAGGTGAAGGTGTTGAAGTAAGACTTACAGATTATGACGGAAATTCCTTGCTATATGAAATACTTGAAGCTTCAAAAATAAATAGTTATGGTAACTATAAGCTTTCTGAAGGAAGAACAAATAATTTTGGAGAGCTTACAGGACTGTTTGCGGCGCTGAAGTATGCAAAAAAAAATAACATAAAGGTCATTTGTGGAGACAGTAATCTTGTTATAGAATACTGGTCCAGAGGAAGATATAATTCAGATGGACTGGAAAAAGATACGGTGGAACTAATAAAAAAAGTGACTTTGTTGAGAACAGAATTTGAAAAAAATGGTGGAATAGTAAAAAAAATTTCAGGAGATGTAAATCCTGCCGACTTAGGATTTCATAAATAA
- the fabG gene encoding 3-oxoacyl-ACP reductase FabG translates to MLKGKIALVTGGARGIGKEIVLKYAENGATVISGDLMDADYTHENVTHVKLNVTDRENIKELAANVKEQYGRLDILVNNAGITRDSLLQRMKEDDWDLLIDINLKGVYNVMQGFISLLLKSKGASVINMASVVGVDGNAGQTNYAASKGGVIAMAKTWAKEFGKKNLRSNAIAPGFIKTDMTHVLPEKLVESVLENTPLKKMGDAEDVADAALFLASDMSKFITGQVIRVDGGLNL, encoded by the coding sequence ATGTTAAAAGGAAAAATAGCTTTGGTAACAGGTGGGGCAAGAGGAATTGGTAAGGAAATAGTTTTAAAGTATGCTGAAAACGGTGCTACAGTTATTTCTGGAGATTTAATGGATGCTGATTATACTCATGAAAATGTTACACATGTAAAACTGAATGTAACTGACAGGGAAAATATTAAGGAACTTGCTGCAAATGTGAAGGAACAATATGGAAGACTTGACATATTAGTAAACAATGCAGGGATTACAAGAGATTCTTTGCTTCAGAGAATGAAGGAAGATGACTGGGATCTGTTAATTGATATAAATTTAAAAGGTGTCTACAATGTAATGCAGGGATTCATTTCCTTACTGCTTAAAAGTAAAGGAGCAAGTGTAATCAACATGGCTTCTGTTGTAGGAGTTGATGGTAATGCAGGACAGACAAACTATGCGGCTTCAAAAGGTGGAGTTATAGCGATGGCCAAAACATGGGCAAAGGAATTTGGAAAAAAGAATTTAAGATCTAATGCAATCGCTCCTGGATTTATTAAGACTGATATGACGCATGTATTACCTGAAAAACTTGTGGAATCAGTTTTGGAAAATACACCGCTTAAAAAAATGGGAGATGCTGAAGATGTGGCTGATGCAGCATTATTCCTTGCAAGCGATATGTCTAAATTTATAACAGGTCAGGTAATAAGAGTAGACGGAGGATTAAATTTATAA
- a CDS encoding septal ring lytic transglycosylase RlpA family protein, translating into MKKTLFFCIGLTISASLFAAPNSNVKKTVKKTAEKKVETKAETKKSTSNANAKKETKDKRNTGNTKSTDSKTESKKGSVNSKNSKSNSIKDKKTSSSDSKSNSDSKKETGSKKSHGGMSSKKETKEKNSTSTATKTSTKKVHSTVENKKTVKETKTAASKSSSKTETAVSKNSRTETARNRTETVRRKNTNTVSGVKQETRDTPNENVKTETGNQKSTVVTNLHTMYENSSKDIKDEDVKARNVALAETFEKEIEERSQYTHFQTGMASFYGGSWHGKKTANGEIFNENSLTAAHRTLPFGTRVRVTNLDNGKSVVVRINNRGPYSNGRIIDLSKAAFSRIASTSRGVTRVKLEVSK; encoded by the coding sequence ATGAAAAAAACATTGTTTTTTTGCATAGGACTGACAATATCTGCTTCTTTATTCGCAGCACCAAATTCAAACGTAAAAAAAACAGTGAAGAAGACTGCTGAAAAGAAAGTTGAAACAAAAGCTGAAACAAAAAAGTCTACTTCAAATGCGAATGCTAAAAAAGAAACGAAGGATAAGAGAAATACTGGAAATACAAAGAGTACGGACTCTAAAACAGAATCGAAAAAAGGTTCAGTCAATAGTAAAAATTCTAAGAGTAACAGTATAAAAGATAAAAAAACATCAAGTTCAGACAGTAAATCGAATTCAGACAGTAAGAAGGAAACAGGAAGTAAAAAAAGCCATGGAGGTATGAGTTCGAAAAAAGAAACAAAAGAAAAGAACAGTACAAGTACGGCTACCAAGACATCAACAAAAAAAGTTCACTCAACTGTAGAAAATAAAAAAACTGTAAAAGAAACAAAAACAGCTGCTAGTAAAAGTAGTAGTAAGACTGAGACTGCTGTCAGTAAAAATAGCAGGACTGAGACAGCAAGAAATAGAACTGAAACTGTAAGAAGAAAAAATACCAATACAGTGTCAGGTGTAAAGCAGGAGACAAGAGATACTCCAAATGAAAATGTAAAAACAGAAACAGGAAATCAAAAGTCTACTGTGGTTACAAACCTGCATACAATGTATGAAAACAGCAGTAAAGATATAAAAGATGAAGATGTAAAGGCCAGGAATGTAGCTCTAGCGGAAACATTTGAAAAGGAAATTGAAGAACGTTCACAATATACACATTTTCAGACTGGAATGGCTTCGTTCTATGGTGGAAGCTGGCATGGTAAGAAAACTGCAAATGGTGAAATATTTAATGAAAACAGTCTGACTGCCGCACATAGGACATTGCCTTTTGGAACAAGGGTAAGAGTTACGAATCTGGATAATGGTAAATCGGTTGTAGTGAGAATTAACAACAGGGGACCTTATTCAAATGGAAGAATAATAGACTTAAGTAAAGCAGCATTTTCAAGGATAGCAAGTACAAGTAGAGGTGTTACAAGAGTAAAACTGGAAGTTTCAAAATAG
- a CDS encoding polysaccharide deacetylase family protein, producing MKKVIGGIALILSLAGLGYSGFTIYGAVKGVLEKRSLNKEITELKDKKVKTEASLKDITEKNNKLKKEYNQLREQKGVKVVYLTFDDGPTPNNTPRILDILKRNNIKGTFFVIGQNPDLYKRIVDEGHAIGIHTYSHEYKQVYASVDAFFADLYKLRDLIKEKTGVDPKVTRFPGGSSTTRVSKPIKQAIINRLTKEGYVYQDWNCDSTDASGNKVPVEKLVKNGVCNVREVNLLMHDAYAKTTTVEALQKIIDAYKAKGYIFEVLTVDSPKFQHVKQPETVN from the coding sequence ATGAAAAAAGTTATAGGTGGAATAGCATTAATTTTAAGTCTTGCAGGACTTGGATATTCAGGATTTACAATATATGGAGCAGTAAAAGGTGTCTTGGAAAAAAGATCATTGAATAAGGAAATTACAGAGTTGAAAGATAAAAAAGTGAAAACGGAAGCATCTTTGAAAGATATAACTGAAAAAAATAATAAACTTAAAAAAGAATATAATCAGTTAAGGGAACAGAAAGGAGTAAAGGTTGTATATCTTACATTTGATGATGGACCTACACCTAACAATACTCCAAGAATACTGGATATATTAAAAAGAAATAATATAAAGGGAACATTTTTTGTTATAGGACAGAACCCTGATTTGTATAAGCGTATTGTGGATGAGGGGCATGCCATTGGAATTCATACATATTCTCATGAATATAAGCAGGTGTATGCTTCTGTAGATGCTTTTTTTGCTGATTTATATAAATTGAGAGATCTTATTAAGGAAAAAACAGGAGTGGATCCTAAAGTTACAAGATTTCCTGGAGGATCAAGTACTACAAGGGTATCGAAACCTATAAAACAGGCAATTATAAATAGACTTACAAAGGAAGGTTATGTTTATCAGGATTGGAACTGTGACAGTACAGATGCATCTGGAAACAAAGTTCCTGTAGAAAAACTTGTTAAAAATGGAGTATGTAATGTAAGAGAAGTAAACCTTCTTATGCATGATGCCTATGCAAAAACAACGACAGTTGAAGCATTACAAAAAATAATAGATGCTTATAAGGCTAAAGGATATATATTTGAGGTTCTTACTGTGGATAGTCCAAAATTCCAGCACGTAAAACAGCCTGAAACAGTTAACTAA